The sequence TTTTTGAACTGAAATCGATGCAGCAATATTCGCCGTTTCAATAGCATCATGTATGGTGGCTCCTCTTGCAAGTTCCACGGTTAGTACACCGTTAAATGTGTCTCCTGCTCCCGTTGTATCGACCGTATCTACCTTTATTCCTGCCATCTTTTGGAGTGAGTGGTTTTGCCAATACTCAATACCATTTGCTCCCTTTGTTTGAATTACTTTTGAATGAAAATCTCTTATTAATGGTTCATCAGTTGAGAAGATCGTCTTGTATTCGTGCTCGTTTGGTGTTAGATAGGTTATGTTCTCAAGAAAATGTCTGGTAAGCTTCCTAGCAGGAGCTGGATTGTATACTACTGGAATACAATGTAGTTGACAGATATCGACTACTTGTTCTTGAACAAGGTTGGGGATTTCATTTTGCATTAATACAATATCTGCCTCTGCAATCAAATGAGAAAGTCCCACAATATCTTTAACGGTTAATCTTCCGTTTGCTCCTTCATTAATTAATATAGAGTTTTCGCCATTAACAACCGTAACAATCGCTTTACCGGTAGTTGCGTTGTCTTTCACAAGGATATTCTCTGTGTTAATTTCTTGTGATTTTAAATGCTTGATAGCTTCTCTACCTAAATTATCTGAACCAACAGCACCTATAAAGGTAACATTCGCGCATGCACGAGCAGATGCGACAGCTTGATTAGCCCCTTTACCTCCAGGAAAAATATCAAATTTTCTTGCAACCATTGTTTCACCTGGACTTGGCCACTTTTCTGCAGTGACTACAAAATCCATGTTAATACTTCCAACGATGATTACATTAGGTTTTGTACGTGCAAGCTTCAATTCATGTCTCTCCTTAAATACTATCTAAAGGTTTTGTTGAACCTCTTGCCATTAAAGTAACTGGTAATAAATAGTTACTGTCTCGGACATCATATACTCCTTCAATTTTTTCGATCAATAATTCTGCCGCTTTTTCTCCCATTAAATAGATAGGCTGTTGTATCGTAGTTAATTGAGGTGTCGTATATTTACAAAGGTCAATGTCATCATATCCAATTATTTGTAAATCATTTGGAACGTTGATTCCGATTTCTTTCGCCGCTCTCAATACACCCGCTGCTATTAAGTCATTCCCAGCAAAAACCGCATCAAATCGATTACCATCTTTAAAAATAGCCTGACTCATTTGATAAGCATAGTCTGCTTCATACTTACACTCTTTTGTTTCAATTAATAATCCATGCTGTTTCATGGCAGTTTGGTAGCCCTCTGCTCTTTCTACAGCGGTGATAATATTACTTGGGCCAGAAAGATGGAGAATGCTTTTACACCCTAAAGATATCAGATGCTCCGTTGCCAGCTTTCCTCCTTCTTGATTTTGAACAGCGATATAAGAAGATTTATTTTTATCTACTCTATCTAAAAAAACAGTTGAAAAGGGGAGATTCTGATACACTGTATCCTCACAACTTTGATTCATAATTATTAATCCATCAATATATTTACTAGTCAGTTCTGTCACATATTTTTTTTCAATTTCAGGATCTGATTTCGTATTGCAAAGGACAACTACATATCCTTTCTTTTTGGCAACTTCTTCGATTGCCTTTGCTAACTCCGGGAAAAATGGGTTGGTGATATCAGGAATCAACAGAGCGATGGTGTTAGACTTTTTTTTATATAGCATTCTTGCTACTTCATTAGGTTTATAGTTTAAATGTTTAATAGCATCTTCCACTTGTTTAAGTGTTTCTTGACTGACATACCCTTTTTTATTAATGACCCGTGAAACTGTAGCTTCTGATACATTGGCATATTTAGCAACTTCTCGAATAGTTGTTGGACTCACCTCTTTCTATCTGTAACGGGTTACACATTGAAAAAAATGTTCTCACACGTAAAGGTTTGTATAGTTATATTTCATTATAACTATTATTGTGTAACCCGTTACACATCACTCATATCAGTAAAAAAGCATATAAAAATGTAGCAAGCTTTTATTTTTCAATCCTCCTTCTCTATGATGTCTATCATATACGTACTAAATCAACGAATCTCTCATCTTGTTATTTTTTCTTACCAACTTTTTAATATTCCTATGAATGCACAGGATCCATTTGTTTAATGGCATGGTCTTATCCAATAGCGCGAAAGTGCAACATAACACTATTGATATGTCCCTGAAATCTTGATAATTGATTCGAGTATTGATATTACCTACAGGAACATGATCATCTTTTTCAGAGACCTGACTACATTTTACATATAATACCATAATCCGTACTATAATCGGTTTAACTCCCCTCTTGAATTTATGAAAATAAATAAGAGGTTAAAAAATGAGTAGTAAAGAGAAGGATAATTTTCTATATGCGTTAGGCAGTTATTGCCTACAGGCACGTAAATCAAAAGGCTATACACGGCAGCAGGTGGCCGAAGTGATTGATATGAGTGTGGATGGATTAGAGAAGTTTGAAAAAGGGGATAGTAATGTGACGATCTATTTCATAACAAATTTATTTGCATTTCTAGATATTCCCAAGAGCGTACTTACTGATTTACACACGGAATACCTCAATGAAGCGATGCAGGAGCGTATTACACATATGGGAAACAGGATCAAATAATGACAGCAGTAACGACTAGCTACCGTGTCACCGATCAGACACTTGTGATCATGCCTGCCGCTCATCCAAGATATCCGACAAAAATTATCGAAACGACGCATGCAGTATACAGTACACAGACTCCATTAGCCATTGTGAAGGAAAATTGCTTACGACATGGCTCTACTTTTGAAGGCAGGCGGGTAGCAGTTCGTTACCACCTGCCCTTCTTAAAAAGGACCCCAATACCGATTCATCCAGTAGCATCTATCATCGCCTCCCCGACAAAACACTATAGAAATTCTGATTGTATCTGGTTGTTTTGGTGTCATCTTCATCGTATGGAAGCTAGATCGAAGCAAGTAACGGAGATTTATTTTGATCAACATGCACCGCTTACCATTAAAGAATCGGTTCAATCATTGAAATTGCAGAAGGAACGGGCTGGGATGTGTGCTACTTTGTTTCGGCAGTGGAACTGAACTTGTAACGAAAGATCAATTGCCAGCATAAACATTATAATTAGTACTAATGAATCTTTAGTATTTTAAATCATATATGTTCACATATTCATATGTTGTTATCAAAAAATACTTCCCTGAATATCCAGGGAAGTATTTACTTTTTATTATTTCTGCAAATTGGTTTCCATCAGATCCTGTAAAATCTTTCTTACATCTGCGCCGATTTCTTCATTCTCAAGTGCAAATTCGATCGTTGTCTTAATAAACCCTAATTTCTCCCCAACGTCATATCGCTTACCTGCGAAATCATAAGCAAATACGCTTTGATTTTCATTTAATTGCTGAATAGCATCGGTTAATTGTATCTCTCCTCCAGCACCAATTTTCTTTGCATCTAAATAGCCGAATATCTTTGGTGATAGTACATAACGCCCCATAATAGCAAAATTTGATGGTGCTGTACCTAGTGCTGGTTTTTCAACAAGATTTTTAATATTATATACATTGCCGTTCTGATTAAGGATGTCTACCATTCCATAACGATGCGTTTCATGGTCAGGAACTTGCTGGACACCTAGAATAGATCCGCCAAATGATTCATATTGTTCGATCATCTGCTTCAAACAAGGCTTATCTGCTCTAACAATGTCATCGCCTAATAATACAGCAAATGGTTCGTCACCTATAAATTTACGTGCACACCATACAGCATGCCCTAATCCTAGAGGTTCTTTCTGTCTGATATAATGCAATTCAACCTGGGATGGTTCTTTGGCTTTTTCAAGGAGATCGAATTTATTCTTCTTCATTAGGTTATCTTCTAATTCGAAGTTATGATCGAAATGATCTTCAATGGCCCGTTTTCCTTTACCAGTTACGATAATAATGTCTTCAATTCCGGATTCGATCGCTTCTTCAATTATTTACTGTATGGTCGGCTTATCAACGATCGGAAGCATTTCTTTTGGCATTGCCTTGGTTGCGGGTAAAAAACGTGTACCAAGTCCTGCAGCTGGTATAATGGCTTTTCTTACTTTTTTCACTGTTATCCCTCCAGGAAATCATTTTACAATATAATAATTTTTTCCAATAAATTAGTACTAGTTTACGATAAAATTCATGAAAATAATATTAACATAATGTAAAATCTATGATTCTGACTTGATTAACATGTTGTGTACTTTATTTACTTCTTCATCTGTCACCATTAAATAATAGATACCGCTTATTTTAGTACCGCTGCCCTGCATCATATAACTGGTGAAATGCTGTCTGGTATTACGGTAATTGGTAAAAAGATCTGTCATATCTTTAAATTCCATGTTGGTAACCACATTATTACCAAGTACGTCAATTAAGTTATTGATCTTACCAACTGAATTAAAGCTAGCCCCTTTGTCAACTACGGCCTTAATCACCTGGCGTTGACGTTCGGTTCTGCCAAAGTCACCATTAGGATCCTGATACCTCATTCGAACATAACCCATTGTTTGGGGACCATCTAATTGTATATCACCTTGCGCATAATGATACCCTTTTTTATAATAACCTGTGTCGTTCCAGTCCAGTTTATTATTCACTGTTATACCACCTAATGCATCAACTAAATTTGATAACCCTTCCATATTCATTCGGACGTAGTAGTCTAATTCAATATCCAGGAAATTCTCAACGGTGTTTATCGACATATCGACACCGCCAAAAGCATAGGCATGATTGATTTTATCATCCGTACCTCTTCCTACTATCTCTGTTCTTGTGTCACGGGGAATGCTTACTAATTGCATGGCATCATTATCAGGATCTAATGATAAAACCATTAAAGCATCGGATCGCCCACTGTCCGAAGATCTTTCATCGACTCCTAGTAAGAGTACATTTAGCGGTTCCTGATCTTTTATTTTTTTCTTTGTTACGGTGGTATCAATGGTTTCTACTTCTTCGTGGACTTTCTGTTCCACTGTTTGTTGAGCGTTATGATAAATGGAATAAACATAACCAGCTATTGACAATATGACTACTACTATTACGGCTAATGTAACTTTCAGCCAACGTTTTGACTTTTTATTTCGCTCTACTCTTTTAGTCATTATCATTTCCCCTTATAGAGTTAAAGGAGCACAAATATATCTACTCCTCCTTATAATACTGTGATATTAATACCTATTGATAAAGTTCATAAACGTTTTTCAAATCCTCCAGAAGTCTGATTCCCCTAGAAAAATTAGTTATTATAATAGACTTAGTTTTCTACTAAAAACCAACCATTCAATAATTCTTTTCGATTATAATAAAAACGTGCCTCATCCTCATATCGTGTTACTTTGCCACCAGCTGCTTCTACTATAGCTTGACCAGCCCCTGTATCCCATTCCATCGTCGGAGCATACCGAGGATAAAAATCTGCTTTCCCCTCAGCAACTAGACAAAACTTTAATGAACTGCCTGAAGAAACTACATTCACTTCTCCATTTAAAGTATTAATGAATTCTTCGGTTTCCTTCGACATATGTGAACGGCTTGCTACCACATTCGTAACCTTACTTTCTTTTACTTCTGGTAAACGAATACTTAGATTCTTTAAATCTTCTACATTAGAGATAGTTGCTTGAGAAGCTTTATTTAATTTATAAGCACCATCTCCCTTTACACCGAAGTAAAACGTATCTAAAGCTGGAGCATAAATCACTCCTAAAGCAGGATATTTTCCATCGATGAGTGCAATATTGACCGTGAATTCATCATTCTTCTTAATAAATTCTTTCGTTCCATCTAGAGGATCAACTAACCAGAATTCTTTCCAGTCTTTTCGTTCTTCGAATGCAATTTCTCTTCCTTCCTCACTTAAAACAGGAATGGATGCATCTATTTTCATTAATCCTTCCGCTATCACTTGGTGTGCTCTTTTATCTGCGATAGTTAATGGTGAATCATCATCTTTATGTTCTACTTCAAAGTCTTGCTGATAGACATCCATAATTTCTTTCCCGGCATCTAAGCAGACGTTGAATAAATCGAATATGTACTTACTCAATTTTAATTCACTCCATTCATTAAATTTAAAACCATATTATATTTACCACCGTTACTGTTATTACCATGACAATAATGCTTAATGGGGTTCCCACTTTCATATAGTCTTTAAATTGATATCCACCTGGACCATATACAATCAGGTTTGTCTGATAACCAATCGGTGTAATAAAACTTGCTGATGCTGCAATAGCAATGGTTACAGCGAATCCTATGTAATCTACTGCTAATGAATCAGCCATTTCTAATCCGATAGGCAGCATGAGAACAGCTGCCGCACTATTTGTTATTAATTCGGTAAATACGTTAGTTAGAATATAAACAAACGTCAGTATCGCTATGATTCCAAGCGGTTTACCGACTTCTAATAAACCATTTGCCATCCAAGATGCTAATCCCGTTTTGGTCATCGCTGTACCAACTCCGAATGCACTGGCTATTAACAGTAAGACATGAAACTGTACTTTTTTCTTTGCTTCTTCGGGACTAATGATTTTGGTAAGGATAAAAATTAAAACAGCAAACAACATCGCCTTGAACATCGATAATAAGTTAAAAGCAACCGATAAAATCATTGTTATTAAAACGATCAGTGAGAACCAGCCTTTTGATCTGTTTTCATTTAAATTGTCTGGTGTTTCCAGTGATGATACTACGTAAAAGTCGTTGGAATACTGATAAGTTCTTGTAAAATCTGATCCTGTCAACAGTAATAAAACATCCCCTGGTTTTAAAACGATATCTCCAATTTTACTTTTAATTCGTTCGTTATTACGATGAACAGCTAGTACACCTGCATCGAATTTTGAACGAAACTGTGACTGTTTAATGGACTTAGATAGAAGAGATGATTGATGTGATACAACAGCTTCTACCAATTGAACATGTCCATTTTTCAAATCATCTAAATCTAAATCAGTACCTGTCTCTAAATGCAAGCCTTTCAACTGTTGTAATTCAGCAATAGTAGAGATTAATCCAGTAAAAATCAAGCGGTCACCGGCACGTATAACCGTCGTAGATTTAACAGGCGATAACCTTTCAGCACCACGAATAATTTCGATTAAATATAACCCTTTTAACTCTCGCAATCCTGCCGCTTCTACCGTCAAATCAATAGAAGGAAAATCATCTAATACTATCATTTCCGCGATATATTCTCGACTATCTTGTTTCACTTGATCACTAAAGCCCTTATTAGAAGGCAATAATTTAAATCCAACCGTAAAAATATAAATTAATCCTATTAGCAACACTGGTATTCCAACGATAGATAATTGAAACAATGAAAAACCGTCTAATCCATAATCTAGTAACATACCATGCACCACTAAATTAGTAGACGTACCAATTAACGTAATCGTTCCACCCAGTATCGTTACATAGGATAGTGGTATCAAAAACTTAGAAGGCGGAATTCCTCTCTCTTCACACCATTTCTTAATCATTGGCGTGAAGGTAACAACGATTGGTGTATTATTTAAAAAAGCAGATGAAATGGATACCGGTATAAAGAAACGAAGCATACTTCCTTTGATACTCCTACTCTTGCTTAGCCAGCGTTTCATTACTTGTTCCAAGATACCATGCTTTTGCACTGCACCAGCTACAATAAATAATAATGCGATGGTCAGCATCCCTTGATTAGAGAATCCTTTAAATGCTTCTTCCGGACTTAACAGACCAGTTAATACGAATATGACTAACACAGAAAATACGATCATATCCGGTCTAGCAATTTCGAATAGCAAAGCCAGGAACATGGTAACAATTGCAATTAATACAAATCCCATTTCGATTGTCACTTGAGGAATCACCTCCCTATTAGAAAAGCTACTATTTCAAAGAGATAGTAGCTTTTCAACTAATTAAATCAAAAACTTCGTCATTTCTTTCACTACATAATCTGTAGCTTCTTCAAGTGAATATTGACTCGTATCGATTTCGATTTCTGGAGTTGTTGGCTTTTCATAAGGACTGGATATGCCAGTGAAGTTAGGAATTTCACCGCTACGAGCTTTTTTATATAGACCTTTGACATCACGTTCTTCACAGACCTCTAAAGGAGTACTTACGAATATCTCAATATAAGATTCTCCGATGATTTCACGTGCATTTTGTCGATCACTTTCATATGGCGAGATGAAAGAAGTTAATGCAATTAAGCCAGCATCATTCATTAATTTACCCACTTCTGCAATTCGACGAATATTCTCTACACGATCCTGTTCTTTAAATCCTAAGTTCTTATTTAAGCCGTGACGAACATTATCGCCGTCTAACAGCATAGTATGATATCCTGAAGCAACCAAGCGCTTTTCCACTTCATTGGCAAGCGTTGATTTACCTGATCCCGACAAACCGGTAAACCATAATGTTACTGGTTTTTGTCCCTTCTGTTGCGCTCTTACGTCTCTTGATACATCTGTTTCCTGCCATATAACATTCGTGGAACGACGTAACGCATGTTCAATTACACCGCAACCAGACGTCATATTGGTAACTCGGTCAATTAAAATAAGTCCACCAAGTGCTTCATTATTATCAAATTTATCAAACACCATATTTTCCGATAGTGAAATATCACATTCCACCAATTCATTTTTGAATATTTTATCGGCTGGTACTTCTTTACCTGTATTGATATCAATTTTATGTTTAATCGACATAACCGTACCTGGTAAAAGTTTCGTTCCGACTTTCACCAAATAGTTTCGCCCTTCGACTAATTCTGCGTCATCCATCCAAAGAATATTAGCCGTAAACATATCGGTCACCTGGATATTTTTTGACGTTGTCAATACACAGCCTCGGGAGACATCCACTTCTCGATCTAATTGAATGGTTACGGGTTGCCCTGCGTTAGCCTCTGACACTTCATAGTCTGTGACCAAAATACTTTTTACTTTCGCTTTTTCCTGACTGGGAAGTGTTATAATTTCATCGCCTTCCTTAACACTTCCCGCCTCTACTTGCCCTTGGAAGCCTCTAAAAGTATGATTTGGACGACTGACTCGTTGAACAGGCATGACAAAATCGTGATGATCTGCATCATCTTCTACGTCGATATCTTCCAAATAAGGGAGCAACGGCTTTCCATCATACCAGAGCGTATTATCAGAATTTTTTGTAATGTTGTCCCCTTCTGTAGCAGATACTGGAATGGCTTGAATACTCTCTAAATTAAAACCATATGTCATCTGCTGAAAGTCTTTGGAGATTTCTTCAAACCGCTTTTGATCATAACCGATAAGATCCATTTTGTTGACAGCTAATACAATATGCTTGATCCCCATCAATGCACAAATACGAGCATGTCGTTTTGTTTGGGAAATGACACCTTTTGTTGCATCCACCAAAATAACTGCTAAATCAGCAAAAGACGCACCAACTGCCATATTACGCGTATATTCTTCATGACCAGGTGTATCCGCAACAATGAACGAGCGATCATCGGTTGTAAAATAACGATAAGCAACATCAATCGTAATCCCTTGCTCACGCTCTGCCATTAAGCCATCTAATAGAAGAGAATAGTCAATTTCTCCACCACGGCTACCAACCTTTGAATCTAGTTCCAAGGCTTTCTCCTGATCAGCAAATAATAGTTTTGCATCATAGAGCATATGTCCAATTAATGTGGATTTACCATCGTCGACACTACCACAAGTAATAAATTTCAATAATCCCTTCATTCTAGAAATACCCCTCTCTCTTACGACGTTCCATGCTGCCAGCTGCTTCCTGGTCAATCACACGGCTGGTTCGTTCTGATGAAACTGCACCTAGCGTTTCTTCAATGATCTCGTCTAATGTAGCAGCATCAGATTCTACACCACCAGTCAGAGGATAACAGCCTAATGTACGAAAGCGGACTTTCTTCTGTTCAATCTTCTCATCAGGTTCTAGTTTTAATCGATCATCATCTACCATTACGATGTTGCCATCTCTGTAGACGACTGGACGTTCTTTAGCAAAATACAGTGGAACGATATCGATTTCTTCTTTTTTGATATACTGCCAGATATCTTTCTCTGTCCAGTTAGAAAGTGGGAAAACGCGCATGCTTTCACCTTTATTTATTTTGGTATTATACAATTTCCACATTTCAGGTTTCTGATTTTTCGGATCCCAGGCATGATTTTTATTACGGAAAGAAAATATTCTTTCTTTGGCACGTGATTTTTCTTCGTCACGACGTCCTCCACCGAATGCTGCGTCAAATTGATACTTATCTAAAGCTTGTTTAAGCGCTTGAGTCTTCATAATATCCGTATAAGATGAACCATGATCAAACGGATTTATGCCTTGCTCTACACCCTCTTGATTTGTATGTTCCAACATTTCGATACCTAATTCTTTTGCTTTTCTATCACGGAAGTCTATCATTTCCTTGAACTTCCATGTTGTATTTACATGGAGAAACGGAAATGGTGGTTTCTCTGGATAAAATGCTTTCATTGCTAAATGTAGCATTACAGAACTGTCTTTACCAATTGAATATAGCATTACTGGGTTTTCACATTCTGCGGCTACTTCTCTTATTATGTAAATTGCTTCTGCCTCGAGTTGGTCGAGGTGAGAATTATTTTCCATACTTTTTCTCCTTTTCACAACTATTAATTAAATTAAAATACATACAATTACTCAAAAATTATTATATTTTTATATATGATTTCTTTGTCTAGTGTTAAACATGGTCCACTAGGCTAACAATATCTTTCCTCTAAATAATAAACATTAGATAAACTTATCAATAAATTAAGGAGATCAACGACCCCATTTATTTCTAAAAACCTTTATTTCTTCTTCAGTATAAAAATGGTTCATATATTTGGTATTATATAGTTTTTCAATATAATCTTCAGATGGAATAAACACTTTTTTAAAGCGTTTATACAAATCTGAATACCATTTATTATCACCGATATTCGCTTTGTTTAACTTAAAATTAGGCATGTCGAGAAATTGTTGTATTTTTACTTCTAAATCGTTTAATTTCTCCATTTTAATAACCATAATATCAAGATTTCTTGTATTAATTATTGTATATCCCTTTTCTTTGTCAAAAGGATAATCGTATATGTCGACACTGAAAGTACGATTAAATTCATTATCAAACCATTTAATCCCATAATTATGATGGAATTTATTCAGAAATAATTGAATGATTAATTCAAAATTAACATCTTCATCTGAACGGTTATTGTAACTTCGATTAATTTCAAAAATAGGAAAGTGTATTCCTTGAAAATACATTGCAATATTTCTTGAAATTGGTTCTCTAGCTAAAGTAATTATTTTCAAACGTTTATTCGTTCGTAATAGCGCGTTCTTAAAGAAGACATTATTGTATACTTTGTATTTCATTATTGATTTTGTTGGGAAATAGTAATCAATAGATTTTAAGTCATGAAATTGTTCAAACATAACTGGATGGTGAAAACTATGAATATGTTCCGCTTGTCCACCATTTTCAATAATTGAGTCTGCAATACTAGTAGAGCCTACTTTACCCATTTGGTATATCAAGATTAAGTTCTTAAAATCACTGAATTTTTTCAAATTTCACCTACTCCAATCACCTTTTGCACTTTTATTATATAAGTACAGATTAAAATTAATTATCCATCATATATACTTAGAGTTAATTCAAAATAACAAATTTTTATTATTGGAATATTTCATTAGACATATCTTTAACGGATTTTACCAATTAGAGTTGGATAGATATTTATTTTTTTATAAACACCATATGCTAATAAAACATTCCAAACGATCAAACTTATTGAAGTTGCGGTAGCCGCCCCAATAATCCCCCATTTTGGAATCAGTATTGCATTTAAAATTATGTTCGAAACAGCTGCAACAGCAACACCGAAAGCATTAAATTTTTCATATCCAGTCATTATTAATAATTGCCCTACAGAACCAAATGCAGCATTTACTAATTGCCCAAATGCTAATATAGCTAAAGATGTTCCACCAATTGCGTATTCGTTACCATAGAAAAATGATAAAATTGTTCCGCCATAGAAAATAAATAATAATGCTATTGGAAGGGAAATAAAAAATATTAATCTGGCACTCAGAGTCACCATTTTTTGCAATTCTAGCATTTTATTATCTACGTATAAACTTGAAAATCTTGGTGAGAACACCGAATTAAGAGCCGTCAGCGCAAATATAATTAGCTCTGCTCCTTTTGTTACCACTTGGTAGATACCCACATCAGTTGAATTCTTCAATACTCCTAACATCAATATATCAAACCGATTGTTTAAGTACATCATTCCTCCAACTAACAAAAGTGGGATCGCACTATGTATCCAAGTTTTAATATTATATTTTTCTTTTGTATTTTTCACTTGAAAAGGTATTTTTGCTCGTAAAAATAACACTCCTACTAAAAAGGCAATCCCTACTGTGAGTACACGAATAATTATTGCAGTCGTTGCATCAAGATCGATGCCTATAATAAATCTTGTCAAGAACAATATTATTATAAATACAGCAGGTATAATTAGATTCTCTGGCATTTGTCCTAATATAACATTATTTAATCCTTTTAAAATTCCTGTACGAACAGCGTTTAAAGCGAGTAAAGGTAATAGTAACAATCCAACAATTATTGTTTTCTCATCAAAATTTATATCTAATGATAAAACAATACATAAAGTGACCAAGAATATCGATAGAGATATAATCAAAGCAAGTATATTACTAACTTTAAGCAATCCTTTTAACTGACTCCACTCTGACCTTGTTTTATAAGCAGATATGAAACGAATTATCATATTTGGAAATCCATTATTAGTAGGGATACTTAATAATCCGATTAAGGCAATAATATAGGAATATTCTCCATATTCTACAACCCCTAATAATCGAGCAAGTATTATACTTGTGACAAAGGCCAAAAAACTTCCAATTATTTTCAAAATTATACTTCCTGATATACTTCTCACCAATTTTGACTGTAATATATTTTTCATTTTCTCTCCTACCAAAACAAAATAATAGAAATAGTTCTTTGAGACTATAACCATAAAGTATTTAAACCGTTTTTCACCAACTACTTATGCTTTTCAATGTATTTAATATTTACATCATTTAAGCCACGAGGTTAAATCTCTACCAATTATATTTTGAGTTTTCATTATATCCTCCCTAAAAAATTCTATAAGATATCCACGTACTTCACTATCCATCTTAGGTTTTTCAATATTCATCGATATTGCTTTATGTCTTAATTTATTTCTTATGTTTAAAGGAAGAAACTTTTTAACAGTACTTTTTACCATATTATCATTTAGTATAATTTCTTGAATAAATTTATTCTTTGGAATTCCTGATTGATTGTACTTATTAGAAGTTTTAATGCTATGAACTTCTAACTCTAAGAACTTTTGAATTTCTACTAGTAAGTTATTAGGGTTATTTAGTAGGTCGTCATATAAAACTACCTTCACATTATTATATCCAAATACATCATAATAAGTTTTTACTTGATTGTAATATAACCCCACATTTTTATAATGCCATATTTGGTGATAACCCGAATCTATTCTCTTGTTCTCTTCTAATAAAGCATCTTTAAAGCTTAAATTCTCACGTAAGTCTCTGCAAAGATGTGTGTAGGCTGAATATGCCCTTTCTTTTGGATCTCTTAAAATAATTATAATTTTGGA is a genomic window of Gracilibacillus salinarum containing:
- a CDS encoding sulfotransferase domain-containing protein; its protein translation is MDCEIKPNLFIVGAQKSGSTSLYYYLNQHPSVFFSKEKEPRYFNYKYNKNLQNGPGDRKWDNSRITNFKEYIDLFKNVRDEKIIGEATIEYLYFSEVAQELKKFNKNSKIIIILRDPKERAYSAYTHLCRDLRENLSFKDALLEENKRIDSGYHQIWHYKNVGLYYNQVKTYYDVFGYNNVKVVLYDDLLNNPNNLLVEIQKFLELEVHSIKTSNKYNQSGIPKNKFIQEIILNDNMVKSTVKKFLPLNIRNKLRHKAISMNIEKPKMDSEVRGYLIEFFREDIMKTQNIIGRDLTSWLK
- a CDS encoding flippase, whose protein sequence is MKNILQSKLVRSISGSIILKIIGSFLAFVTSIILARLLGVVEYGEYSYIIALIGLLSIPTNNGFPNMIIRFISAYKTRSEWSQLKGLLKVSNILALIISLSIFLVTLCIVLSLDINFDEKTIIVGLLLLPLLALNAVRTGILKGLNNVILGQMPENLIIPAVFIIILFLTRFIIGIDLDATTAIIIRVLTVGIAFLVGVLFLRAKIPFQVKNTKEKYNIKTWIHSAIPLLLVGGMMYLNNRFDILMLGVLKNSTDVGIYQVVTKGAELIIFALTALNSVFSPRFSSLYVDNKMLELQKMVTLSARLIFFISLPIALLFIFYGGTILSFFYGNEYAIGGTSLAILAFGQLVNAAFGSVGQLLIMTGYEKFNAFGVAVAAVSNIILNAILIPKWGIIGAATATSISLIVWNVLLAYGVYKKINIYPTLIGKIR